Within the Nocardioides aurantiacus genome, the region AGGCCCGCAGGATCGTGCCGTCACCGCCGATCACGAGCACCAGCTCGCACTCGTCGGCGCCGGCGGCCTCGCACGGCACCGACTCGACCTCGACGCCGGCAGGCAGCTCGGACTCCTTGGCCTCGTCCTCGAGCATCCGCACCACCAGGCCGTGGCCGAGCAGCGCGCCGACGATCGCCCGGGTCACCGCACGGGCCTCCTCGCGGCCGGTGTGGGCCACCACCAGGATGCGACGAGCGGAGCCGGCGGCGGGGTCGCTCTCGAGGTCGCGCTGGGGGACGGTCACGGATCCACCCTCTCACCCGGTCCCGACAGTCCTGCCGAGCTCGCCACCTCGGCCTCGATCGCGTCGGGCGCCAGCCGCTCCGGCCCGCGGCGCAGCCACAGGAAGTACTCCACGTTGCCCGACGGCCCCGGGAGCGGGCTGGTGGTCACCGCGCGGGCGCCCCAGCCCCGGGCCGCCGCGGCGTCCGCCACGTCGCGGACCACCTCGGCCCGCAGCGCCGGCTCGCGGACGACTCCGCCCTTGCCCAGCCGCGAGCGGCCGACCTCGAACTGCGGCTTGACCATGACCGCGAGGTCGCCGTCGTCGGCCGTGACTCCCAGCAGCGCGTCGAGGACGAGCCGCAGCGAGATGAAGGACAGGTCGCCGACCACGAGGTCGACCGAACCGCCGATCAGCTCCGGGGTGAGGTCACGGACGTTGGTCCGGTCGTGCACCAGCACCCGGGAGTCGCTCTGCAGGGCCCAGACCAGCTGGCCGTAGCCCACGTCGACGGCGACCACCTGCGCGGCGCCGGCGCGCAGCAGCACGTCGGTGAACCCGCCGGTCGAGGCGCCGGCGTCGAGGCAGCGTCGTCCCTCGACCGCCAGCCCCAGCGGGACGAAGGCGGCCAGTGCCCCGGCCAGCTTGTGCCCGCCCCGGCTGGCGTAGTCCGGGCTGTCCGGGTCCTCGCGGACCACGAGGTCGGCGTCGGTGGTCACGCCGGTCGCGGGCTTGG harbors:
- a CDS encoding TlyA family RNA methyltransferase; translated protein: MPPRRLRLDAELVRRGLARSREHASELIAAGRVTVNRAPATKPATGVTTDADLVVREDPDSPDYASRGGHKLAGALAAFVPLGLAVEGRRCLDAGASTGGFTDVLLRAGAAQVVAVDVGYGQLVWALQSDSRVLVHDRTNVRDLTPELIGGSVDLVVGDLSFISLRLVLDALLGVTADDGDLAVMVKPQFEVGRSRLGKGGVVREPALRAEVVRDVADAAAARGWGARAVTTSPLPGPSGNVEYFLWLRRGPERLAPDAIEAEVASSAGLSGPGERVDP